One window of the Allosaccharopolyspora coralli genome contains the following:
- a CDS encoding ABC transporter substrate-binding protein, with protein MGAVLVALLVPGLAFAASPVSQQQNGDAPPPVEGATMRVGLQQQIDSLNPFLGYTLASTDIFRSIYPTLTTYAADDFSVEPELAESWESSPDRLTWTFRIRDGATWSDGEPITAQDAAFTYNLMMTDSAASSANGTFVENFESVEAPDDGTLVIRTKTPQSTMLAIDAPIVPEHVWSGVDDIANFTNDEMPVVSGGPFTLTEYEPEQYVTLEANEQYWRGPPKIDELQFVQFKNSDAAVQALRKGEIDVVQKLTPAQFDALADEENIEQVRGQGRRFYEIILNPGATNSENQPIGSGHPALTDVRVRQAIDHAIDREAIVERVLGGYGEQGGGYLPPIFADYHWSPPPEQRRGFDIGEANRILDEAGYQRGEGGIRRTPQGEPLNFDFVLHGDESSDTQVGEFVKQWLRDIGIAVELQPVSDSQLGDRTTAGDFDMVISGWSANPDPDYVLKLQTCGARPSPDGGGLPDTFLCDRQYDELYDRQLAEFDPAARQDLVKQAQQRFYEQATGLVLYYQNSLEAYRSDRFSGFTTQPADNGVVTAQQGFWGYYGAVPTEAAATTGSGQGYGTVAMALGGAVVVLGAVGGVVLLRRRATADTRE; from the coding sequence GTGGGTGCGGTGCTCGTGGCACTGCTGGTGCCCGGACTCGCGTTCGCGGCGAGCCCTGTCTCGCAGCAGCAGAACGGGGACGCACCGCCGCCCGTGGAGGGCGCGACGATGCGAGTCGGATTGCAGCAGCAGATCGACTCGCTGAACCCGTTTCTCGGCTACACGCTCGCCTCCACCGACATTTTCCGCTCGATCTACCCGACGTTGACGACCTACGCGGCCGACGACTTCTCCGTCGAGCCCGAGCTCGCCGAGAGTTGGGAGTCGTCACCGGACCGTCTGACGTGGACCTTCCGGATCCGCGACGGCGCCACGTGGTCCGACGGCGAGCCGATCACCGCCCAGGACGCGGCGTTCACCTACAACCTCATGATGACCGACTCCGCGGCGTCCTCCGCGAACGGCACGTTCGTGGAGAACTTCGAGTCGGTCGAGGCTCCCGACGATGGCACGCTGGTGATCCGCACCAAGACGCCGCAGTCGACGATGCTGGCCATCGACGCGCCGATCGTGCCGGAGCACGTGTGGTCCGGCGTCGACGACATCGCGAACTTCACCAACGACGAGATGCCCGTCGTCAGCGGCGGACCGTTCACGCTCACCGAGTACGAGCCCGAGCAGTACGTGACGCTGGAAGCCAACGAGCAGTACTGGCGCGGGCCCCCGAAGATCGACGAGCTGCAGTTCGTCCAGTTCAAGAACAGCGACGCGGCGGTGCAGGCGCTGCGCAAGGGCGAGATCGACGTGGTGCAGAAGCTCACGCCCGCACAGTTCGACGCTCTCGCCGACGAGGAGAACATCGAGCAGGTCCGCGGTCAGGGGCGCCGGTTCTACGAGATCATCCTCAACCCGGGCGCCACCAACAGCGAGAACCAGCCGATCGGCAGCGGGCATCCGGCGTTGACGGACGTGCGGGTGCGCCAGGCGATCGACCACGCGATCGACCGCGAGGCGATCGTCGAGCGCGTGCTCGGCGGCTACGGGGAGCAGGGTGGCGGCTATCTGCCGCCGATCTTCGCCGACTACCACTGGTCGCCGCCGCCGGAGCAGCGACGCGGCTTCGACATCGGGGAGGCCAACCGCATCCTCGACGAAGCCGGGTACCAGCGTGGTGAGGGCGGAATCCGGCGGACCCCGCAGGGCGAGCCGTTGAACTTCGACTTCGTCCTGCACGGCGACGAGTCCAGCGACACTCAGGTGGGGGAGTTCGTCAAGCAGTGGCTGCGCGACATCGGCATCGCCGTGGAGCTGCAGCCGGTCTCCGACAGTCAGCTGGGGGACCGCACCACCGCGGGCGACTTCGACATGGTGATCAGCGGCTGGTCGGCCAACCCGGACCCGGACTACGTGCTCAAGCTGCAGACCTGCGGTGCGCGACCCAGCCCGGACGGCGGCGGCCTTCCGGACACGTTCCTGTGCGACCGGCAGTACGACGAGCTCTACGACCGGCAACTGGCCGAGTTCGACCCTGCGGCACGGCAGGATCTCGTCAAGCAGGCCCAGCAACGGTTCTACGAGCAGGCGACCGGACTGGTGCTGTACTACCAGAACTCGCTGGAGGCCTACCGTTCCGACCGGTTCAGCGGATTCACGACACAGCCTGCGGACAACGGTGTGGTGACCGCGCAGCAGGGATTCTGGGGCTACTACGGCGCCGTTCCCACCGAGGCGGCGGCCACCACCGGATCCGGGCAGGGGTACGGCACCGTGGCGATGGCGCTCGGTGGCGCGGTCGTGGTCCTCGGCGCCGTCGGAGGTGTCGTGCTGCTACGGCGCAGGGCGACCGCGGACACCCGGGAGTGA
- a CDS encoding ABC transporter permease has translation MTGPAETPEAAESEEREPSRWGRFLAGKLGGAAVSLVLVAILGFFLFRVLPGDPARAMTQGAPVSGEQLAELRSRLGLDQPLWKQFVDYMVGLVGGDLGTSYTYSRPVTELIGERLGPTVLLVGTATGLAVLLGLWMGTRAAWRHGSAFDKSATSVALTLWSVPTFWLGLILLMVFGVGAGPIPGLFPVGGMTSSSPPDGLLPQILDVAHHLVLPSLTMVAVIYAQYLMVMRSSLLEEMGAEYLTTARAKGLREDLVRRRHAVPNALLPTVTLIFLHLGLVAAGAITVETVFSWPGLGLLLFEALRVPDLPVVQGVFLVMSASVIVMNLLADLVYRFLDPRVRES, from the coding sequence GTGACTGGGCCCGCCGAGACCCCCGAGGCAGCAGAGTCCGAGGAGCGCGAACCGTCCCGATGGGGCCGGTTCCTCGCCGGAAAGCTCGGCGGCGCGGCGGTGAGCCTGGTGCTCGTGGCGATCCTCGGGTTCTTCCTGTTCCGGGTGCTGCCCGGTGACCCGGCGCGGGCCATGACCCAGGGGGCACCGGTCAGCGGCGAGCAGCTCGCCGAGCTGCGGTCGCGGCTCGGGCTCGACCAGCCACTGTGGAAACAGTTCGTCGACTACATGGTGGGGCTCGTCGGCGGCGACCTCGGCACCTCCTACACCTACAGCAGGCCGGTCACCGAGCTGATCGGTGAACGGCTGGGGCCGACGGTGCTGCTGGTCGGCACCGCCACCGGACTGGCCGTCCTGCTCGGGTTGTGGATGGGCACCCGCGCGGCATGGCGGCACGGTTCGGCCTTCGACAAGTCGGCCACGTCGGTCGCGTTGACGTTGTGGTCGGTGCCGACGTTCTGGCTCGGCCTGATCCTGCTCATGGTCTTCGGCGTGGGTGCCGGGCCGATCCCCGGGCTGTTCCCGGTGGGCGGCATGACCTCGTCGAGCCCGCCGGACGGGCTGCTGCCGCAGATCCTCGACGTCGCCCATCACCTGGTGCTGCCGTCGCTGACGATGGTCGCGGTGATCTACGCGCAGTACCTCATGGTGATGCGCTCGTCGCTGCTGGAGGAGATGGGCGCCGAGTACCTCACCACGGCCCGCGCGAAGGGACTCCGAGAGGACCTGGTCCGGCGCCGACACGCGGTGCCGAACGCGTTGCTGCCGACGGTGACGCTGATCTTCCTGCATCTGGGACTCGTGGCGGCCGGGGCGATCACCGTCGAGACGGTGTTCTCGTGGCCCGGCTTGGGTCTGCTGCTGTTCGAGGCTCTGCGGGTGCCGGATCTGCCGGTGGTGCAGGGCGTCTTCCTGGTGATGTCGGCGAGCGTGATCGTGATGAACCTGCTCGCCGACCTGGTGTACCGGTTCCTCGACCCTCGGGTGCGTGAGTCATGA
- a CDS encoding ABC transporter permease, whose translation MTEVAGPKALARARRRAAAGEAWRLYRRDRGGLVGLVLLVSIAGLALLAPVLTDAGGLDVTQAGGGALEPPSGAYWLGTDESGRSVLLLTWWGARVSLVVGLAATLLSVVIGTVVGVLAAHFGGWFSTILMRCTDFFLVLPSLVLAIALSTVLQRGLLTIVLAIGVTAWPTTARLVRAQTLTVQTRPYIERAEALGAGHAHVIGKHVMPAVLPLVFANTTLAVASAIIAESTLSFLGLGDPGLVSWGSMLKSAMDTGAVTNGAWWYLLPPGLGIVAVVLSFTLCGRALEVVFNPRLRGPDSRRGA comes from the coding sequence ATGACAGAGGTGGCCGGACCGAAAGCACTCGCGCGGGCGCGGAGGAGAGCGGCCGCGGGCGAGGCCTGGCGGCTCTATCGCCGGGATCGCGGTGGTCTCGTCGGGCTGGTGCTGTTGGTCTCGATCGCGGGCCTGGCATTGCTGGCGCCGGTACTGACCGACGCGGGAGGCCTGGACGTCACGCAGGCGGGCGGCGGAGCACTGGAGCCCCCGAGCGGAGCGTACTGGCTCGGCACGGACGAGTCCGGGCGCTCGGTGTTGTTGCTGACCTGGTGGGGTGCACGGGTCTCACTCGTGGTGGGGCTCGCGGCGACCCTGTTGTCCGTGGTGATCGGCACGGTCGTCGGTGTACTGGCGGCGCACTTCGGTGGCTGGTTCTCGACGATCCTCATGCGGTGCACCGACTTCTTCCTCGTGTTGCCGTCGCTGGTACTGGCCATCGCGCTGTCCACGGTGCTGCAACGCGGGCTGTTGACGATCGTGCTGGCGATCGGGGTGACCGCGTGGCCGACGACGGCGCGGCTGGTGCGGGCGCAGACGCTGACGGTGCAGACCCGCCCCTACATCGAGCGCGCGGAAGCGTTGGGGGCCGGGCACGCGCACGTGATCGGCAAGCACGTGATGCCGGCGGTGCTGCCGCTGGTGTTCGCGAACACCACGCTGGCGGTGGCCAGCGCGATCATCGCCGAGTCCACCCTGTCGTTCCTCGGCCTCGGTGACCCCGGCCTGGTCTCGTGGGGATCGATGCTCAAGTCCGCGATGGACACGGGAGCGGTGACCAACGGGGCGTGGTGGTACCTGCTGCCGCCCGGCCTGGGCATCGTCGCCGTGGTGCTGAGCTTCACCCTGTGTGGCAGGGCGTTGGAGGTCGTGTTCAACCCCCGGTTGCGCGGACCCGATTCGAGGAGGGGCGCGTGA
- a CDS encoding dipeptide ABC transporter ATP-binding protein, whose amino-acid sequence MSPILEFRGASVAYGFGPDRTEAVRDVSLAVESGDTLGLAGESGCGKTTLAMSVLRLLPRSAQVTGEVLLDGRDVSTLSFGELRAARWASASVVFQGAMHALNPVQTIGAQIAEPLKLHAGKSAPSATALRRRVEELLAQVELPTARADAYPHELSGGQKQRVMIAMALACDPRLIIADEPTTALDVVVQAQILALLGRLVSERGIALVMISHDLSVLAAACERIVVMYEGNLVEEGPSKQVMAQPHHAHTRALAEAFPVVGDRSFRYAEPHTPVGEPLLSAHELAVTFSDRSGRQVRAVRGVDLEVGRDEIVALVGQSGSGKTTLARSLLGLQKPTSGVARFGGVALPTSRAELRAYRRKVQLILQDPTGALNPRHSVYEAVAEGLRIHGVADDERGRVLAALEAAELRPAEKFVARLPHELSGGQRQRVVIAGALVLEPEVLVADEPVASLDATVRGEILALLLRLRVQRGLSTLVITHDLGLAWNIADRVAVMYRGELVEVGTVEQVLLDPRHDYTKTLLSSVPSLDRRATS is encoded by the coding sequence GTGAGTCCGATCCTGGAGTTCCGGGGCGCGTCGGTGGCGTACGGGTTCGGCCCGGACCGCACGGAGGCGGTGCGGGACGTCTCGCTGGCGGTGGAGTCCGGAGACACGCTCGGCCTCGCCGGCGAGTCCGGTTGCGGGAAGACGACCCTGGCGATGTCGGTGCTGCGCCTGCTGCCGCGGTCCGCGCAGGTCACCGGCGAGGTGCTGCTCGACGGCCGGGACGTGAGCACCCTGTCGTTCGGCGAGTTGCGCGCGGCGCGGTGGGCGAGCGCCTCGGTCGTGTTCCAAGGCGCGATGCACGCGTTGAACCCGGTGCAGACGATCGGCGCGCAGATCGCCGAACCTCTCAAGCTGCACGCCGGCAAGTCGGCTCCCTCGGCGACGGCGTTGCGGCGGCGGGTGGAGGAACTGCTCGCACAGGTGGAGTTGCCGACCGCACGGGCCGATGCCTATCCGCACGAACTCTCGGGCGGGCAGAAACAGCGCGTGATGATCGCGATGGCGCTGGCCTGCGACCCCCGCCTGATCATCGCCGACGAGCCGACGACCGCGCTGGACGTGGTGGTGCAGGCGCAGATCCTGGCGTTGCTCGGCCGGTTGGTCTCCGAACGCGGGATCGCGCTGGTGATGATCAGCCACGACCTGTCGGTGCTGGCGGCGGCCTGCGAACGGATCGTCGTGATGTACGAGGGCAACCTCGTGGAGGAAGGGCCGTCGAAGCAGGTCATGGCGCAGCCACACCACGCGCACACGCGGGCGCTGGCGGAGGCTTTCCCGGTCGTGGGGGACCGATCGTTCCGGTACGCCGAGCCGCATACGCCTGTCGGTGAGCCGTTGCTGTCGGCCCACGAACTGGCGGTGACGTTCTCCGACCGTTCCGGCAGGCAGGTCCGAGCGGTACGAGGCGTCGATCTCGAGGTGGGCCGGGACGAGATCGTGGCGCTGGTCGGCCAGTCGGGTTCGGGGAAGACGACGTTGGCCAGGAGCCTGCTCGGGCTGCAGAAGCCGACGAGCGGCGTGGCGCGATTCGGCGGCGTGGCGTTGCCGACCTCCCGCGCCGAGTTGCGTGCGTACCGGCGGAAGGTCCAACTGATCTTGCAGGACCCGACCGGGGCGCTCAATCCGCGGCACTCGGTGTACGAGGCTGTGGCCGAGGGTCTGCGGATTCACGGTGTCGCCGACGACGAGCGAGGGCGGGTACTGGCGGCGTTGGAGGCGGCCGAGCTGCGTCCGGCGGAGAAGTTCGTCGCGCGGTTGCCGCACGAACTCTCCGGTGGGCAGCGGCAGCGCGTCGTGATCGCCGGTGCGTTGGTGCTGGAGCCGGAGGTGCTCGTCGCCGACGAACCCGTCGCGTCCCTGGACGCCACCGTGCGGGGCGAGATCCTGGCTCTGCTGTTGCGCCTGCGGGTGCAGCGTGGACTCTCGACGCTCGTGATCACCCACGATCTCGGGCTGGCGTGGAACATCGCCGACCGGGTCGCCGTGATGTACCGCGGCGAACTCGTGGAGGTCGGCACGGTCGAACAGGTCCTGCTCGACCCGCGGCACGACTACACCAAGACCCTCTTGTCGTCGGTCCCCTCCCTGGACCGCCGCGCTACTTCCTGA
- a CDS encoding nucleoside/nucleotide kinase family protein — MRVRPTTPAALTEELADAVEAVQAPWARVAVDGAPGSGTVATADALAEALRVRGRDTVRVRMDDYVRAASVRLEFGHHDPESYYTTWFDHNGLTREVLRPLTSGGSGSVVPALWDSTLDRSPRLERVRLQRGGVALVDGPLMLGSGLDFDLTVHLWLPGGALARRVPEDLHWTLPAFSRYTEEVRPEALADHTVRTDRPGHPAIVDAL, encoded by the coding sequence ATGCGGGTACGACCGACGACACCGGCGGCCTTGACCGAGGAACTCGCCGACGCGGTGGAAGCCGTTCAGGCCCCGTGGGCCCGGGTGGCTGTGGACGGGGCTCCGGGTTCCGGGACCGTCGCGACCGCCGACGCGCTGGCCGAAGCCCTGCGAGTGCGGGGTCGGGACACGGTCCGCGTGCGCATGGACGACTACGTCCGGGCGGCGTCGGTGCGGCTCGAGTTCGGCCACCACGATCCCGAGTCGTATTACACGACGTGGTTCGACCACAACGGACTGACACGCGAGGTGTTACGTCCGTTGACTTCCGGCGGCTCCGGTTCGGTGGTTCCTGCGCTGTGGGATTCCACACTGGACAGATCACCGAGACTCGAACGCGTGCGGTTGCAGCGCGGAGGAGTCGCGCTCGTGGACGGCCCGTTGATGCTCGGATCCGGACTCGACTTCGACCTCACCGTCCACCTGTGGCTGCCGGGCGGCGCACTCGCCCGTCGCGTTCCGGAAGACCTGCACTGGACGCTGCCCGCCTTCTCCCGCTACACCGAGGAAGTCCGCCCCGAGGCGCTCGCCGACCACACAGTCCGCACCGACCGGCCGGGCCACCCCGCCATCGTCGACGCACTGTGA
- a CDS encoding S66 peptidase family protein, translated as MTAAQRTRPLRLRPGDTVAVVCPAGPPPDDLLDSGVELLREWGLDVRLGKHTRQRHARLDYLAGPDADRARDLQDAWCDPEVSAVFCGRGGYGSTRMLEHLDWTAMAAASPKVFVGSSDITALHEAFARHLGLATIFGPMVGTTAFVHDASARAHLHRTLFEPESAAILTRRSAQAMVRGRARGITYGGNLSIAAATLGSPDALRPPSRGIALLEDVTEKPYRLDGYLTQLLRAGWFDGATGIVLGSWKECGTVDEVWNVLHDRLAGLGVPMLWELGFGHCEAQRTVPLGVLAELDTDAQRLSLPQAALR; from the coding sequence GTGACCGCCGCGCAGCGCACCCGCCCCCTCCGCCTTCGGCCGGGCGACACCGTGGCCGTGGTGTGCCCGGCAGGCCCGCCACCCGACGACCTGCTCGACTCCGGCGTGGAGCTCTTGCGGGAGTGGGGCCTGGACGTGCGCCTCGGTAAGCACACCCGGCAACGGCACGCCCGGCTCGACTACCTCGCCGGACCCGACGCCGACCGCGCGCGCGACCTCCAGGACGCGTGGTGCGACCCCGAGGTCTCGGCGGTGTTCTGCGGCAGGGGCGGTTACGGCAGCACGCGGATGCTCGAGCACCTCGACTGGACGGCGATGGCCGCCGCGTCGCCGAAGGTGTTCGTCGGTTCCAGCGACATCACGGCCCTGCACGAGGCGTTCGCCAGGCACCTCGGACTCGCCACGATCTTCGGCCCGATGGTGGGCACCACCGCGTTCGTGCACGACGCATCGGCTCGTGCGCACCTGCACCGCACCCTGTTCGAGCCGGAGTCGGCCGCGATCCTGACCCGGCGGTCGGCGCAGGCGATGGTCCGCGGGCGGGCGCGCGGCATCACCTACGGCGGCAACCTCAGCATCGCGGCGGCCACGCTCGGATCTCCCGACGCACTGCGCCCACCGTCGCGCGGGATCGCGTTGCTGGAGGACGTCACCGAGAAGCCGTACCGGCTCGACGGCTACCTGACACAGTTGCTGCGGGCGGGCTGGTTCGACGGTGCGACCGGGATCGTGCTCGGCTCGTGGAAGGAATGCGGAACGGTCGACGAGGTGTGGAACGTGCTGCACGATCGGCTCGCCGGGCTCGGCGTGCCCATGCTGTGGGAGTTGGGCTTCGGGCATTGCGAGGCGCAGCGCACCGTGCCGCTCGGGGTGCTCGCGGAACTGGACACCGACGCGCAGCGGCTCAGCCTGCCGCAGGCTGCGTTGCGCTGA
- a CDS encoding S9 family peptidase has translation MVKIAAYGTWTSPIEAADVARAGASPQWIDVRDGTCWWTETRPSEGGRVTLVRHTPDGAHEVLPAPWNVRNRVHEYGGKPFALVPDGRVVFTHWDDQRLYVFDPDRDAPPTPVSPEPDRPQGHRYSELVLGSDDTVWCVRETVTGDRPTDVRRDLVAVPLSGAASDAPTAVRILASSHHFLTAPKPSPDGTRLAWIGWNHPAMPWDGTELCVAELSADGSAGEHRVLAGGPRESVCQVEWSPDGELYALTDPNGWWNPHRIGLDGSREPVIEIEEEIGGPLWVLGSTWFAPLGARRLLVLRSGKPAILNETTGAFQDLDTGWPVWTPRLAVSGDRFFGIAAGPHAPATVLEVGFATGATTALTQRSAGLPDVEYLPVPETRTFPTPEGERVPAFVYPPTNPDFTAPDGEFPPYLVHVHGGPTGVSSPVLQLGIAFFTSRGIGVVDVNYGGSTGYGRRYRERLVENWGVVDVGDCAAVAEALGAEGVADPRRLAIRGGSAGGWTTAASLTGVTTYRCGTSMFPILDLAGWTGEGGETHDFESHYLHSLVGPYPETAQRYRDRSPLNHVEDIAGPVLFLQGLEDEICPPAQVERFVAALAGSGTRHAYVAFEGEQHGFRRAETITRALETELAFYGRILGFDPPDTPGLELRS, from the coding sequence GTGGTGAAGATCGCAGCATACGGAACCTGGACCTCGCCGATCGAGGCCGCGGACGTGGCGAGGGCCGGAGCGAGCCCGCAGTGGATCGACGTCCGCGACGGCACATGCTGGTGGACCGAGACCCGCCCCTCCGAAGGCGGACGCGTCACTCTCGTACGCCACACCCCGGACGGAGCGCACGAGGTTCTGCCCGCGCCCTGGAACGTGCGCAACCGGGTCCACGAGTACGGGGGCAAGCCGTTCGCGCTCGTCCCTGACGGCCGGGTGGTCTTCACACACTGGGACGATCAGCGCCTCTACGTGTTCGATCCGGACCGCGATGCGCCGCCCACGCCGGTGAGTCCGGAACCCGACCGACCGCAAGGGCATCGCTACAGCGAGCTCGTCCTCGGCAGCGATGACACGGTGTGGTGCGTCCGCGAGACCGTGACGGGCGATCGCCCCACCGACGTCCGGCGCGATCTCGTCGCGGTGCCGTTGTCCGGCGCCGCGAGCGACGCCCCGACTGCGGTGCGGATCCTCGCGAGCAGTCACCATTTCCTCACCGCCCCGAAACCCTCCCCCGACGGCACCCGGCTGGCGTGGATCGGCTGGAACCACCCGGCGATGCCCTGGGACGGCACCGAACTGTGCGTCGCCGAGCTCTCCGCCGACGGATCGGCCGGCGAGCACCGGGTCCTGGCGGGCGGTCCTCGCGAATCCGTCTGCCAGGTCGAATGGTCCCCGGACGGCGAGCTGTACGCGCTGACCGATCCGAACGGCTGGTGGAACCCGCACCGCATCGGTCTCGACGGCAGCCGCGAGCCCGTGATCGAGATCGAGGAGGAGATCGGCGGTCCGCTGTGGGTGCTCGGCTCGACGTGGTTCGCCCCGCTCGGTGCCCGGCGCCTGCTCGTGCTGCGCTCCGGCAAGCCCGCGATCCTCAACGAGACGACCGGTGCGTTCCAGGACCTCGACACGGGGTGGCCGGTGTGGACACCCCGGCTCGCCGTCTCCGGAGACCGCTTCTTCGGTATCGCGGCCGGGCCGCACGCCCCGGCGACCGTCCTCGAAGTCGGCTTCGCCACCGGTGCCACCACCGCGCTGACTCAGCGTTCGGCAGGGTTGCCCGACGTCGAGTACCTGCCGGTCCCGGAGACACGTACCTTTCCCACGCCCGAGGGCGAGCGGGTTCCGGCGTTCGTCTACCCGCCGACCAACCCCGATTTCACCGCCCCCGACGGCGAGTTCCCGCCGTACCTGGTGCACGTGCACGGAGGACCCACGGGAGTGTCCTCGCCGGTCCTGCAGCTCGGGATCGCCTTCTTCACGTCTCGGGGCATCGGGGTCGTCGACGTCAACTACGGCGGGTCCACCGGCTACGGTCGCCGCTACCGCGAACGGCTCGTGGAGAACTGGGGAGTGGTCGACGTCGGCGACTGTGCCGCCGTCGCCGAGGCTCTCGGCGCCGAAGGCGTCGCCGACCCGCGACGGCTCGCGATCCGCGGTGGCAGCGCGGGCGGCTGGACCACCGCCGCCTCGCTGACCGGCGTGACGACCTACCGCTGCGGCACGTCGATGTTCCCGATCCTCGATCTCGCGGGCTGGACCGGCGAGGGCGGTGAGACGCACGACTTCGAGTCCCACTACCTGCACAGTCTCGTCGGCCCCTACCCGGAGACGGCGCAACGCTACCGCGACCGCTCCCCGCTCAACCACGTCGAGGACATCGCCGGTCCGGTGCTGTTCCTCCAAGGGCTGGAGGACGAGATCTGTCCCCCCGCCCAGGTGGAACGCTTCGTCGCCGCGCTTGCGGGTTCCGGCACCCGGCACGCCTACGTCGCGTTCGAGGGTGAGCAGCACGGGTTCCGCCGTGCGGAGACGATCACCCGCGCGCTCGAGACCGAGTTGGCGTTCTACGGCCGGATCCTCGGGTTCGACCCGCCGGACACACCGGGCCTGGAACTCCGATCGTGA
- a CDS encoding DUF3090 domain-containing protein encodes MARVIHVFRQPDRFIAGTVGEPGERTFYLQASEDVRTVSVQLEKQQVSVLAERIGALLDEVQRRFDAELPEEATEDLVDTEPLTVPVDEEFRVGTMGLGWDAETEAVVIELLAVTEEEIDESVVLDDTDEGPDAVRVFLSPQRARAFAERADRVINAGRKPCPLCAEPLDPEGHICPRQNGYRRTDEE; translated from the coding sequence ATGGCTCGCGTCATCCACGTCTTCCGTCAGCCCGACCGCTTCATCGCCGGAACGGTCGGGGAACCCGGTGAGCGCACCTTCTACCTCCAGGCCAGCGAGGACGTGCGCACGGTCAGCGTTCAGCTGGAGAAACAGCAGGTCTCGGTGCTCGCCGAGCGGATCGGCGCGCTGCTGGACGAGGTGCAGCGCCGGTTCGACGCCGAGTTGCCCGAGGAGGCCACCGAGGATCTCGTCGACACCGAACCGCTGACGGTGCCGGTCGACGAGGAGTTTCGCGTGGGCACCATGGGTCTGGGATGGGACGCCGAGACGGAAGCCGTGGTCATCGAGCTCCTCGCGGTCACCGAGGAGGAGATCGACGAGTCGGTGGTCCTCGACGACACCGACGAGGGCCCGGACGCCGTCCGGGTGTTCCTCTCTCCCCAGCGCGCGCGGGCGTTCGCCGAGCGTGCCGACCGGGTGATCAACGCCGGCCGCAAGCCATGTCCGTTGTGTGCGGAGCCGCTCGACCCGGAGGGGCACATCTGTCCCCGGCAGAACGGGTACCGGCGCACGGACGAGGAGTAG
- a CDS encoding SCO1664 family protein, with the protein MLPGDEDAVEFLRHGSLEVQGRLVEASNATLLCDIRHDGVEAECVYKPVRGERPLWDFPDGTLAGREVASFLLAEAMGWHVVPPTVLRDGPFGPGMVQLWVDTEEGSELVDLVPPSSVPEGWCPVLRAQDHRGESVVLAHADHADLRKLAVLDVVINNADRKGGHILHTPRGEVLGVDHGVSLNCEDKLRTVLWGWIGRSLDAEETDRLGALRAALEGSVAAELAEHISAKEVGAVASRVERLLGDGALPAPSAEWPAIPWPAF; encoded by the coding sequence GTGCTGCCCGGCGACGAGGACGCCGTGGAGTTCCTGCGGCACGGCTCGCTGGAGGTCCAGGGGCGCCTGGTGGAGGCCTCGAACGCGACCCTGCTCTGCGACATCCGGCACGACGGGGTCGAGGCGGAGTGCGTGTACAAGCCGGTGCGGGGGGAGCGGCCGCTGTGGGACTTCCCGGACGGCACCCTCGCGGGCCGCGAGGTCGCGAGTTTCCTGCTCGCGGAGGCGATGGGCTGGCACGTCGTGCCGCCGACCGTGTTGCGGGACGGCCCGTTCGGTCCGGGCATGGTCCAGCTGTGGGTGGACACCGAGGAGGGCTCCGAACTGGTCGACCTGGTGCCGCCGTCGTCGGTTCCGGAGGGGTGGTGTCCGGTGCTGCGTGCTCAAGACCATCGCGGTGAGTCCGTGGTGCTCGCCCACGCCGACCACGCCGACCTGCGCAAGCTCGCCGTTCTCGACGTCGTGATCAACAACGCCGACCGCAAGGGCGGGCACATCCTGCACACACCGCGCGGTGAGGTGCTCGGAGTGGACCACGGCGTGAGTCTGAACTGCGAGGACAAGCTGCGGACGGTGCTGTGGGGCTGGATCGGGCGCTCGCTCGACGCCGAGGAGACCGACCGGCTCGGGGCGCTGCGGGCGGCGCTCGAAGGCTCGGTGGCCGCGGAGCTGGCCGAGCACATCTCCGCGAAGGAGGTCGGAGCGGTCGCCTCTCGGGTCGAGCGGTTGCTCGGCGACGGTGCCCTGCCCGCGCCGTCCGCGGAGTGGCCTGCGATTCCCTGGCCCGCCTTCTGA